The uncultured Methanobacterium sp. DNA window CTTAATTTATTCTCAATCTCATCAACATGGTAACCGCTCAGGGCTTCAGAACGCTTGTTGGCCATGGTGATAATGGTATCCTCACCTACAATGATGGTGGCAGTACCAGTATTCTCGAATATGGTCCGGTAAAATGTTTCAGATTTAGAAAGAGCTTTTTCAGCTTTCTTACGTGAAGTCTGATCAATCACAGTACAGATAGCTCCATTAAACTCATCTTCATTAAATTGGGGTATAATCCATCCACTCTGGTATGATTTTATTCCAGTGGGGCCGGTGACACTGATTGAATCATAATAAACCGGTTTCAGGGTTTCTTTAGCCTTACGGTAGTACTCTTTCATCTGGCCGGTAGATGATTCTGGCAGGTCATCCAGAATATGCAATCCCTCCATGTTCTCTGTTTTAACCCCGGTTAACTTTTCCATTCCCTTGTTCATGAAGTAAAGTCGATCTTCACCATCAGTAACCCATATCCCTTCGTTAATACCTTCCACCAGACTTTCGTAGAATTTTTTCAGATTTTGACGTTTTAAGTTAGCTTCCTGTCTCTCCCGGTCCATCTGGTTAAGGATCTTGGCATTCCAGATGATAACTATGGTTAAAAAGGCCATGGAGATGATGATGCCTATAACATCACCAAAATGTTCACTGTATAAGTTGAACCTCTGGCCCAGGTTAATTAGGATGTCCCATGAGGAAAACTGCCACCAGGGTTGCTGGGAGGAGGCGCCGGGCCATGAAACCGCCACTGTTCTGCGCAGTGATCCTCCCCATATGACTGCAGTCTGGGTAGAGGCAAAGGATACCAATGGAAAGAATGATGTGTATCACTGCCGAGAGAAAAGCCATCTGCACAATCAAATCCATTGTATAAGAATTGTTGATCCCGTAAAAATAGGATGTTAATCCCATTAATGCTAAAAAACCAGACAAAAATGCTAAAGTTTGCATAATGTTGGGTTTATACTTGTAACTGGCCATTAGAATGGCTATGCCAATTATTGTAAAATTAAAAGCACTTAATATTCTACTTTGCCCGGTTAAATTAATATTTCCGGGTAGATAACTGATAAGTAACTGTTTCATACCTAGGTTCAGGCCGGTGGCGTATTCCAGTAAGGTTAAAACACTCACAATTACAGTAAACAATGCAAGGATTCTGGAAACATTCAGGGTCCATGATTTGGATTGATGATTCAGAAGGTATAAACAGACACCGGCAATGATGAACAGGAATGCACTGTTAATTTTGGTTCCAGGAAATCCCAGGAACTCCCCCTGGAGCAGAGGTATGTTTAAAAACCAGCCTATAGTAACGATGATCCCTAAAAAAATCACTATCAATGCACAGGCTTGTGAATATATTTTAAAATTAGAAAGACGAGCTAAATATATGGATAGTTGTTTTTCATCATCTTCCAGGGGCACCTGATCTGGTTTTAAGGGTTCAAAATCGTCCCTTGTCTTTTGTTCCATGGGAAAAATATCCTCCAACTATCCAGGATTTTTTGATCGTAAATATTATTCTTCTAGGATACTACTCTTCTAAAATATTACTCTTCCAGAATACTATTCTTCAAATAGAATATTATCCTTGATAAATACTACTCTTCTAACCTTTTCATCATCGAACAATACTAAGAAAGTATGGGGTCCGGTTAACCATGACCAGTCTAAATTAACTGGATATGGGGGATCATTTACACCAAATATGTATATTAATTATGTGTTATTTGGATAATAAATATTGATAGGTTCCTGGTAATTGGTGTATCTCATATATTTTATTAGTTCGGTACAATCCCCTATTAAAAAAAGGCCTCCTAATATAACTCATGAATTGGAGATTTAAATCATAAATTAGAGAATAAAATCATCTTTCTTTATCATGGTTATAAATTAATTCACCTACCTTTATTCAGATATACTGTTTAAATATCAGATGCACTGTTTATCAGATTCATTGTCTAATGGATTTTTTCAATAATACACGCTGGTTATGATGATAATGCATGGTTTAATGACAAATTCCTGATTGAATAATAAATACAGGGTTTAATGATAAAAATTTATAAACTTTGATCTCCAATACTGTATATGGTGTTGATTATGGAAAAAACCTTAGAAAACCTTACCAAGGCGTTTATTGGTGAAAGTCAAGCTAGAAACCGTTACAGTTTCTACGCGAAACAGGCTGCAAAGGATGGTTACCCTCAAATTTCTGAGATATTCCTGGAAACTGCTGAAAATGAACGGCAACATGCCAAATGGTTGTTCAAACTGATCCAGGAAGTTAAGGTTAATGTGGATCTGGAAGATGATGAGATACACGTGGAAGCTGAAGCTCCATTAACAATTGGTGACACCGTGGAAAACCTGAAAGCCGCCATTGCCGGGGGAACATTACGAAAATAGTGAAATGTACCCTGAATTTGCTAAAGTAGCTAAAGAAGAAGGGTTAGATGCTATAGCACGCAGGTTAATGGCCATTGGAAAGGCAGAAGTTCACCACGAGGAAAGATACATCCAGCTCCTGGAACAGGTGGAAGCCGGCACTCTCTTTAAAAAGGAAAAAGATGTCTCATGGACCTGTCTCAAGTGCGGTTACTCAGTCACTGGGAAACAGCCACCAGAAAAGTGCCCAGCCTGTGATCATCCTACCAAGTACTTCTTTATCCGCTGTGAAGAGTACTAAAAGCTTTAATGAGTACTAAAAGCTTTAATGAGTACTAAACTTAACAGTACTAAGTATTAGAAGAGAACAGGTACTAAAACCATTCTTGAACTAATTCCTCACTGGAATTAGTCACCCCAATTTTTTTGGGCAATTAATTTAAATATTTCAAGGTAATCAATTTAAAAAAATTGTAAAGGTTATTTAAAAATTTTTTTTACATTATTTAAAATCTATTAAACAAAACTTGAGGGAGTAAATGACTGAAAAAGGACAGATATATCGGTGTGATATTTGTGGAAACATAGTGAATGTTTTCTGCGAGGGTGCAGGCAAACTGGTTTGTTGTGAAGTGCCCATGGAACTTTTAAATGAGAAACAGGATGCTGATGGTGCTATAAAACACCGACCAGTGATTGAAAAATCAGCGGTGGGGGTTAAGGTTAAGGTGGGAGAAGTACCTCACCCCATGGAGGAAAATCACCATATAGAGTGGGTGGAACTGGCCACTGCTAACCAGGTTTTCATACAGTTTTTAGAGCCCGGTGACAAGCCCGAGGCAGAATTCCCGGTAGATCTAGAAACCGGTCTAAAAGCCAGGAGTTACTGCAATATCCACGGATTATGGAAATCATAACTATGGAATTGTAACCATTTCATTCAATTATGGGCTTATAACAATTTCCATTCATTTTTTTCCATTTTTTTATATTCCCAATTCAAAATTAATCATTCCAATTCAAAACTATTAATAAGGAATTCAGTACTATTCAAATTAGTATCAATTCAAATTATATTCCAGTTATATTAGAACCAGTTATATTAGAATATATTAAATCATGTTCTATTTGGTTTAGAGAATTTTTTCAGTTTATTTAGATATTCTGAGTGATTTAAGGATGTTTAATTTCAAACCCGTTGATTATGGTATATTTAAGATTATCTAAAACTATTCTATGGGATAAACTATTCTATTGGATATTTAATATTAAATAGGATATTTAAGATATATAAAAACTGATTATGGAATATTTAAGATACATTCCAGCTAATTATAGGATATTTTAGTTATATTCCAACTAATCTATAAGACATTACAAAATTATATTCTAATGGGATATTCAAACTTTTAACAGTCAAATATTTCAAGTAATCCATACATAATAGATTTATAATCACATTTCATGGAGTTTATAAGTAAATTTGTGTGTAAATAAATTTAAATAATGCAGGTGTGTTATGCGTAAAATAATTCTTATCTTAGCCCTGGTAATCATAACTGTTTCCTTATCTGGATGTTTAGACACTCAGGTGGCCCAGATAGAGCAATTAACTGATACTATAAATGATCACATCATCTCGGGTGATGCTTACTTCAACCAGGCCGCTACCAGCACCAACAACTACCAGTACGAAACTGCACAGTCACAGGTGGATAACGCATCATCTGACTTTAACCAGGCACGAACATCCACCCAGGAGGCATTAATATATGCCAAGAACCTCCAGGACCAGGTTTACATTAACTACCTGCAGATAACCCTCCAGGAACTGGATGCCAAGATCAATGCCACCAGTGAGCTGAAGCTAGCAATACCCCTGTTATCCAGGAACGACACCAGAACTGGTAATACACACGTGGATCTGGCCAATGGATACATGGACACCTCCCTGGAATACCAGAAACAGAGGGAAGATATAGTACAGCAGAATCCCACCAAGTTTAAATCATGAATATTTTTATCATGAAATTAAATGAATAAAAAAATAGAATTGAAGAAAATAATAGAATTTAATAGAATGAAAAGAAACTAATTTGTGTATTGTAAACTACCTGTATTAGAAAGATATTAGGTATAAATTAAATACTAAAATCTAATTAATCATAATACTTAATTATTAAGTACTCTTATCTATTAGGTACTCTTAATTATTAAGTACCGAATTAGTATCATATTTCACGAGAATCAAGTAAATAATCTATTTTTTGAGGTTAATACTCATGAAGAAGACATGTTCGCAATGTAAAGGAAAAGGACGCAAGGTTGTAAGCTATAAAGTTTGCGAAGCCTGCCATGGTACCGGAGTCTCCGGTGAAGTAGATATAAAAGGCCATCTAAAAGGCCTGTCCGGAGGAGCAAGAGAACGCTTCCAACTGGATGAGGAACAGGAAGTACCCTGCAGTGTCTGTAGTGGTAAAGGAGAAGTTGAAGTCACCGAAGAATGCCCTGAATGTTCAGGTAAAGGAGAAATCAACCTGTGCATCAAATGCGGTAAACATATAGAAAAAGGTGACTACTGCGAGGATTGTCAGGACAAATCCAAGGTCTACATACTACACCCTGCCTCAGAAATGAGCGACCTGGAAGTGGGAGAACACTACAAAGGAAAAATCACCAGGGTAGAAGACTACGGTGTTTTTGTAAGCTTATCTAAAAAATTATACGGCCTCCTGCGTCTGAGAAACCCACCATACAGTGTGGGTGATGAATTAATAGTTCAGATCATCGAGATCAAACCACGCAGGGGAGAGGTTGACCTGGCCCCAGCTGCCATCAAGGGAACTTATGAGCTGGTTAAACTCAAAAAACAGATGCCACGCACCAAGATTGCAGACTTAAATCCCAAAATTAAGGGAAGAAATGTATCTCTGGTAGGGGAAGTGGTGCAGATCCAGCAGACCAGTGGTCCCACCATCTTCACCATCTCCGATGAAACCGGTATCACCTGGGCAGCAGCCTTTGATGAACCCGGAGTAAGGGTCTACCCCAACATCAACATAGATAACATGGTGGAAGTACTGGGTGAAGTCTCCCTCCACGGGGGCAAGATCCAGATAGAGTCCGAGAGCATTGAACGCCTCCACGGATCAGAAGCAACCGAAGCCAGGCAACGCATCGACGAAGCACTGGATAAACGTGCCGAACCGGAAAATACCGAGTTAATTCAGGAAGCACCCATAATCCAGAAATTAAGACCAAGACTGGTTAAAGCAGCTAAAGCCATCCGAAGGGCAGTTATGGATGGGCGCAGTATCCTGGTACGTCACCATGCAGATGCTGATGGAATTTGTGCCGGAGTGGCAGTGGAAAAAGCAGTCATACCACTCCTCCAGGAAATCAATCCATCCAACGATGCAGAATGGCACTACTTCCGCAGGTCACCCAGTAAAGCACCATTCTATGAAATAGAAGATGTGGTGAAGGATTTAAGCTTTGCCCTGGAAGACTTGGAACGCCATGGACAGAAACTACCCCTCCTGGTACTGTTGGATAACGGTTCCACCGAGGAAGATATTCTGGCCCTTTTAAAGGTTAAAATCTACGATATAGAAGTAGTGGTGGTGGATCACCACTACCCTGGAGAAGTCACTGATGGCCGGGTGGCAGTTGATGATTACGTGGATGTTCATGTGAACCCCTACCTGGAAGGGGGTGACAGTCAGGTCACAGCCGGTGCTCTGGCAGTGGAACTGGCCCAGATGATCAACCCTGATGTAAAGGACCGCCTCCTGCACCTGCCGGGTATTGCAGCAGTGGGGGACCATGCACGCTCACCAGAAGCACAGTGGTACATTGATCTGGCAAAGGAAAAAGGATACGATCTGGAAGACCTGGACAGGATCGCCACAGCCATAGACTTCGAAGCATTTTTCCTGCGCTTCATGAACGGCCGGGGAATTATGGACACCATACTGGGACTGGGTAACAGGGAAAAACACACCAAACTGGTGGATGCACTCTACAAAGAGTCACAAAGACGTGTGGAATGGCAACTGGCAGCAGCCCTACCTAACCTTAAGACCCAGACCTTCCCCAATGGAATCATCTTCAGTGTCCTGGATGTGGAGAAGTTCGCCCATAAATTCACCTATCCTGCTCCCGGTAAGACCTGTGGATTCGTGCATGACTCAATGGTCCAGAAGTACGGTGAGGAAACACCCATCATCACCCTGGCTTACGGGCCAGACTTTGGAGTTATACGGGCCACCGATGCAGTTAACGAGATATTCGGGTTTAACCTCAACACCATAATTCAGGAACTTCTGGGCGAAATTCCAGAAGCAGGTATTGATGGTGGTGGCCATGAATGTGCCGGTAGTCTGAAATTCGTGGAAGGACTATCCAAAAAGGTCCTGCAGAGCTTTGCAGGAAAAGTTGCCGGCTTAAAAGCAGCATAATAATCTGATTTTCAGGGGATTTGTTTTTTTCTCCTTCCTTAATTCTTTATTTTTCTTTAAATTTTATTTTTCCTTGAGTCTATAATTGTTTTGAGTTTTTAATTGACTGAGTTGCTCATTATCTATAATTTAAATTTCAAAATACTAATCAACCTTCATTTAACGTATAAGTATATCCCGTGGAGTATAGCCTATTAAAGCTATAATTAACTCAATAACGTTTTTAATTTTAGACTGTGATGATATTCACTAAAAAACTTCTGAAGTTTATGCTTATGTGAATATGATTAATATTAGTGGATATTGAATTTTTAAAAAATTGTAAGAATTTTCCTGGATGGGGAATATTATGAAAGACGTGACAACAAATGATAAAAGATTATCCAGTGGAATTCCTGGTTTCGATGAGATATTAATGGGTGGATTCGTACCCCAACGTTCATATTTATTAAGAGGATTACCTGGAACTGGAAAAACAGCCCTGGGAATGCACTTTTTAACTGAAGGGGTGAAAAATAATGAGAAAGTACTCTTCATCAACATGGGTGAACCAACAGCCCAGATAATAAGTAATGCACAGAACATGGGCTTTAACACGGATGGTATTGACTTCCTGGATCTTAGTCCAGATGAGGGGTTTTTCGCAAATATGGAAGCCTATGATATATTTTCCCCGGCTGAAGTTGAACGGGAATCAACCACAGCCAAGATAACCGAAAAAATCCAATCTGTAAAACCGTTAAGGGTATTTTTAGACCCTATAACTCAGTTCAGATATCTTTCCACCGATGAGTTCCAGTTCAGAAAACAGGCACTATCTTTTCTCCGTTTTTTAATTGATAATGGAGCTACTGTCCTTTTCACCTCGGAATTCAGTGATCATGATCCTGATGATGATCTCCAGTTCATGTGTGATGGTATTATAAACCTCGATTTTTTCAAAGAAGGCCGCAGTATATCCGTCAGCAAATTCAGAGGTTCCGGGTTCCGATTCGGAGTCCATTCCATGCGTATTACTTCGGGTGGTGTTAAAATTTATCCTCGCCTGCGTTCAATTGTTCCAGAAAGAGAGTTTGTGCATGAAACCATATCTTCGGGTGTTCCAGAAATAGATGAACTCCTCCATGGAGGTATTGAAAGGGGCACCACCACCATAATCAGCGGACCCAGTGGAGTGGGTAAAACCACCATTGGTATCCAGTTTATGAAGGAAGCTGCAGGCAGGGGAGAACGTTCTGTTGTTTACACCTTTGAAGAGAGTGAAGATAACCTGATTAACCGCTGTGAATCCATTAACATACCGGTGAAAAGCATGATCAAAACAGGCATGCTTTCCGTGGTCCCGGTGGAGCCTTTACGTTACTCTCCTGAGGAATTTGCCCAGCTGGTTCGTAATGAAGTGGACTCTAATGCCTCTAAAATCGTGATGATCGACAGCACATCCGGTTACAAATTATCCCTCCGGGGGGAGGATCCAGTAAGCCATCTGCACGCACTGGCCAAATACCTGATCCGTATGGGAGTCACTGTCATTCTAATAAACGAGGTGGAAAACATCAGTGGAGATCTCAAAGTAACTGATATTGGCATCAGTTACCTGGCAGACAACATAGTATTCCTCAGATACTTTGAAACTAGTGGAGAACTCTTAAAATCTATTGGTGTTCTCAAAAAACGTTTAAGTGATTTTGAGAAAAGTATCCGTGAAGTTCGCATCACCCAGTATGGTATCCGGGTGGGCCCACCATTAAAGAATATTCATGGAATACTCAGTGGCACTCCAGAACGTATTGAAAATGGAGATAATAATCAGGATTGATTAAATGCCAGCAAAACCTCTAATACTGGCCCTGAATCACAACCAGAGAAACCTGGATATTCTTATCAAAATATTAGGAGAAGCAGGATACGAAGTGGGGGGTGTTTCAAGCCCTGCAGAACTGGATAGGGAAGTTGAAATTCGAGAGAACATAAACTTGGTACTGATGGATATATCTGGATTTAACCGGAACATCTGGGAATCATGTGAGCGTCTGAGAATTTTAGAAATACCTTTTTTGGTTTTAAGTCCCCACCATCATCAGGCCGTAGAAAAACAGAGTATGGTTTATGGTGCCAATGGATTTTTAGTCAAACCACTGGTGGTTAAGGAACTTTTACTACTGATTAAAAGTTTAATTGAGGAATAAAAATGGAAACCAGAGAAACTGTTTTAATATCTATGGTTAACCGTAAAAATAGTGAAATGGTTGGAGAACTCCTGGGAACAGATTATCAAATAGTATATGATCTATCCGAGATTCCGGATAGAGAAAATGGTTTAAGTCTTTTAATAATGGATCTACCTTCATGGGCAGTTCAAAAAGAGGAGATGAAACAGAGAAGGGAAAAAGAAAAACCGCTCTTTCTCCCCTACCTCCTGGTCACTTCTTCCAGTGATCTTTTAAAGGTGCAGGGTGATGTTTGGGAGAGTTTTGACGAGGTTATTACGGTTCCAATCACCAAAATAGTTCTCCAATCCAGGGTCAAAGTCCTGCTACAGACTCGCCGGCTCTCGTTGCAGGTTAATCAGCTCCTGAAGGATAAGGAAATGCTCATGAAAGAGATCCACCACCGGGTTAAAAACAATCTCATGATTATAAGCAGTCTCCTGAACTTGCAATCAAGATATATCAAGGATGATGCAACCCGGGAAATTTTTAAGGAAAGCCAGACCCGTGCTCAGTCTATGGCACTTATCCATGAGCGTTTGTACAGATCAGGGGATCTAAAAAGCATTGCTTTTTCTGAGTATATTCGCTCTCTCACCAGGGATATTTTTAACACCTACAACACCAGCCGTGGAAGGATCCAGCTCCAGATGGATGTGCAGAATATAATGGTAGATGTTAACAGTGCAGTTCCACTGGGACTTATAATCAATGAACTGGTTACTAACAGTCTTAAATATGCATTTCCCAATGATCAGGAGGGAATTATCCGAATTCAATTCCATAAAGAGGGAGACTGCTATCTGCTGGAAGTGGGGGATAATGGAGTCGGAATTCCAGACGACTTTGATATTCTAAAGAGTGATAGTCTGGGTATGTTACTGGTGAACAGTCTAACTTCTCAGATTCAGGGAGAACTGGAACTAAAACGTGAAAAAGGTACCACATTTATCATCAGATTTAGGGAAGACTTGTTCCAGGGATGAATAAAATCGGGTTGGTATTCGTCAATGGTTTTTTTGAGGTCTAAACTCGGGGATGAATAATAAATTTCAATTAATTTGGATAGGTGTTAATTTGATTAGGTGTTAATTTGATTAGGTGTTAATTTGATTAGGTGTTAATTTGATTAGGTGTTAATTTGATTTGGTGTTAATTTGGATTGTTGTCAATTAATTTGAATCAGTCTTCTAAATTGCGTTTCATTTTTAAATTTATATTTTAATCTGCAGTAAACTGATGAATACTATCAGGATCCACTCACCATCCACCAGGATATCCATTTGTAAACGGTTTTTGTTACGTGAAAAATACAATATGTAGCTGTAGCCATAGATTATGCAGAATATCAGGGGTATGATCAGTATCTGAAATAATCCATAGACCATGGAAATGTGGACCATGATCAACAGGGTGGAATTGAGAACCAGGAGAAGTTTTATGGTGTGTAATTTACCCATAACCACGGGTATGGTCCGGGTTCCAGTTTCCCTATCCCCCTCCACATCCATTAGATCAAAGAGTACGGTGTTAATGAAACTTTTAATGAAGAATAAATAAAATATCAGCAGTATAACCATCGTATTAATATCATAACCTACTACTGGGAGAAACGTATTACCCACAGTCCAGCTCAGGGCAACAATCAGGCTTTTCACCTCAAATATATCCTTTAACCTGGGAATTCTGGGGGTGATCTTTATACTGTATATCATACCCGCCAGTAATGGGAAAAGGAGTATTAAAAGCACCTTCCATCCGTATAATAATCCAATAATCACCGCCAGGACATAGGCTGAAACAATGGTGTATTTGAACAGTTTTTCATGGCCGGAGATGAGATCTGATCGTTCCGGAGCATTTAACTGGTCTGCTTCGGTATCTGTTATCTTGTTTATGCCGTAAACAGAGTAGATCACCAGAAAAGTAGACAATATTAAAGAATAAGAAAGGGGAGTTCCGTATAAATAAAAAGAAAAAAAAGTTTTTAAACAGCCATTGATGGCTATAAAAACTGAGCTCGATGTTAATATTATAAAGAAACGTTTTATTCGAAAAAAACGTTTGAAAAATTTAAAGTTCGAGTTTCTGAGCCTGGTCCCTATAATATTCAAATAGCTGGTTACCCCAGGTAACTGCGCCATGATCATCACTTATCAGATCTCTGGTGTTATCATAACCTCCATCTTCATGGAATAAACCCAGTGATAAATATTTGTTGGTAACAGTGAACGCAATTTTCACATCCGGTATAACCCAGAATTTGACCTTATCCTGCGACATGAAATTCTGGAGATACTCTAAATTCTCACTATCAATACCATCCATGGTCTGGTCGACTATATCCTGGGTAAGGATGAGTTCTACATCTATACCATGTTCAACCACTAATTTTTTGTAAATATCAATGTAATCGAAACGGAAAATAGGTGAAACACCTTTAATATACTCTGCTCCGGATATTATCTTCTGGTAGGTTTCATGTGGTTTGAAAATTTCCCCAGACTCAGATTCAATCAGTATAGAGTTGTGGAGATCCCCGATATTCTTTATTAATTCCGGGGGGATACAGCTCAGGTCATGTTTAATCCACAGCTTCTGAAATTTAGTAATAGCTGCATTGGTTTTTATGTTTTCAATGAGGTTGGTGGTTATGATCTCCCCCAGAGAAGTTAGAGCGTATTTTTCTTGTTTCTTTGTGGTTATTTTTCTTTTTTCAAGTTCACTGAGGTTGTGGGATAAAGTGGAACTGCTTATTCCTGTCTTTTTTTTCAGGTCGCTCATGTTTTGGAGACCTTCACTGAGACAGATTAAAATAGTTACTCTAACTGAAGAACTGGAAGTGTATCGCATGAGGTCTTTTGTTTCGGAATAGATATCAAGATAATTAACATTAATTTTAACTGCCCCCAATTTTTTTATTATTATTACAAATTGCTTATGAATACAAAATATTTGTATTTACAGATACTTGTATTCTAAATGCTGTATCCTAATTTATAATAGTCATATAAAAATGTTAATATTCACTAATATTTTTATGGGTAAGTACTAAATAAATTACATTTTACCAATGTAAATTCCATTTAAAATTAATAATATGAACTTTAGCTTATGTTCAACTTAATTGGAGGTTATTTTAAAAATTGTATGGTTAAAATGACTTTAATTCTCTATTTAAAATAGTATTGATGTTTAATTTCATTAGGGTGATTAAATTTTATTATTTTATTTCATTATTCCTTCTGTTCATTTAATTTATTCCCTTATCTTATTCTTTAACTATTTTTTTATCCATTCTCCTTACTTCGTTTTATCAATTCCCATTATTCCTTCCTTTTTTATTCATCCTGTTCTTTCAGTTCCTGGTAATAGTCACAGAGTTCCTGTAGGGGACATTCCTCATGTTTGGGGGATTGGGGTCGGCAGATGGTCTGTCCGAACTGGACCATCAAATCATTTAGTTCAATCCAGTACTCTTTGGGAACTATTTTTTCAAGTTCTGCTTCAGTTTCTTCAGGGTGTTTGGTGTTAACCAGGCCCAGTCGGTTACTTATGCGGTGTACGTGCACATCCACTGGAATGGCTGGTTTCTGGAAACCGTAAACCAGTACACAGTTGGCTGTTTTGCGTCCCACACCTGGTAGTTCCAGGAGGTTTTTCATATCATCCGGGACCTGGCCTTTGAATTTGTCAAGGAGCTTACGGGAAACTTCCACTATACGCTGGGCCTTAACATGGTAGAAACCTGCCGGACGGATCAGTGGCTCAAGGAGAGCTGGGTCTGCTTCAGCAATCTCATTAATGCTGTGGTACTCGGAAAAAAGTTGTGCCGAGGCCTGGTCTGTATTATCATCCCGTGTTCTCTGGGATAATATGGTCCTGA harbors:
- a CDS encoding DHH family phosphoesterase, which produces MKKTCSQCKGKGRKVVSYKVCEACHGTGVSGEVDIKGHLKGLSGGARERFQLDEEQEVPCSVCSGKGEVEVTEECPECSGKGEINLCIKCGKHIEKGDYCEDCQDKSKVYILHPASEMSDLEVGEHYKGKITRVEDYGVFVSLSKKLYGLLRLRNPPYSVGDELIVQIIEIKPRRGEVDLAPAAIKGTYELVKLKKQMPRTKIADLNPKIKGRNVSLVGEVVQIQQTSGPTIFTISDETGITWAAAFDEPGVRVYPNINIDNMVEVLGEVSLHGGKIQIESESIERLHGSEATEARQRIDEALDKRAEPENTELIQEAPIIQKLRPRLVKAAKAIRRAVMDGRSILVRHHADADGICAGVAVEKAVIPLLQEINPSNDAEWHYFRRSPSKAPFYEIEDVVKDLSFALEDLERHGQKLPLLVLLDNGSTEEDILALLKVKIYDIEVVVVDHHYPGEVTDGRVAVDDYVDVHVNPYLEGGDSQVTAGALAVELAQMINPDVKDRLLHLPGIAAVGDHARSPEAQWYIDLAKEKGYDLEDLDRIATAIDFEAFFLRFMNGRGIMDTILGLGNREKHTKLVDALYKESQRRVEWQLAAALPNLKTQTFPNGIIFSVLDVEKFAHKFTYPAPGKTCGFVHDSMVQKYGEETPIITLAYGPDFGVIRATDAVNEIFGFNLNTIIQELLGEIPEAGIDGGGHECAGSLKFVEGLSKKVLQSFAGKVAGLKAA
- a CDS encoding response regulator, coding for MPAKPLILALNHNQRNLDILIKILGEAGYEVGGVSSPAELDREVEIRENINLVLMDISGFNRNIWESCERLRILEIPFLVLSPHHHQAVEKQSMVYGANGFLVKPLVVKELLLLIKSLIEE
- a CDS encoding sensor histidine kinase; amino-acid sequence: METRETVLISMVNRKNSEMVGELLGTDYQIVYDLSEIPDRENGLSLLIMDLPSWAVQKEEMKQRREKEKPLFLPYLLVTSSSDLLKVQGDVWESFDEVITVPITKIVLQSRVKVLLQTRRLSLQVNQLLKDKEMLMKEIHHRVKNNLMIISSLLNLQSRYIKDDATREIFKESQTRAQSMALIHERLYRSGDLKSIAFSEYIRSLTRDIFNTYNTSRGRIQLQMDVQNIMVDVNSAVPLGLIINELVTNSLKYAFPNDQEGIIRIQFHKEGDCYLLEVGDNGVGIPDDFDILKSDSLGMLLVNSLTSQIQGELELKREKGTTFIIRFREDLFQG
- a CDS encoding UbiA family prenyltransferase translates to MAQLPGVTSYLNIIGTRLRNSNFKFFKRFFRIKRFFIILTSSSVFIAINGCLKTFFSFYLYGTPLSYSLILSTFLVIYSVYGINKITDTEADQLNAPERSDLISGHEKLFKYTIVSAYVLAVIIGLLYGWKVLLILLFPLLAGMIYSIKITPRIPRLKDIFEVKSLIVALSWTVGNTFLPVVGYDINTMVILLIFYLFFIKSFINTVLFDLMDVEGDRETGTRTIPVVMGKLHTIKLLLVLNSTLLIMVHISMVYGLFQILIIPLIFCIIYGYSYILYFSRNKNRLQMDILVDGEWILIVFISLLQIKI
- a CDS encoding ATPase domain-containing protein translates to MKDVTTNDKRLSSGIPGFDEILMGGFVPQRSYLLRGLPGTGKTALGMHFLTEGVKNNEKVLFINMGEPTAQIISNAQNMGFNTDGIDFLDLSPDEGFFANMEAYDIFSPAEVERESTTAKITEKIQSVKPLRVFLDPITQFRYLSTDEFQFRKQALSFLRFLIDNGATVLFTSEFSDHDPDDDLQFMCDGIINLDFFKEGRSISVSKFRGSGFRFGVHSMRITSGGVKIYPRLRSIVPEREFVHETISSGVPEIDELLHGGIERGTTTIISGPSGVGKTTIGIQFMKEAAGRGERSVVYTFEESEDNLINRCESINIPVKSMIKTGMLSVVPVEPLRYSPEEFAQLVRNEVDSNASKIVMIDSTSGYKLSLRGEDPVSHLHALAKYLIRMGVTVILINEVENISGDLKVTDIGISYLADNIVFLRYFETSGELLKSIGVLKKRLSDFEKSIREVRITQYGIRVGPPLKNIHGILSGTPERIENGDNNQD
- a CDS encoding desulfoferrodoxin, which produces MTEKGQIYRCDICGNIVNVFCEGAGKLVCCEVPMELLNEKQDADGAIKHRPVIEKSAVGVKVKVGEVPHPMEENHHIEWVELATANQVFIQFLEPGDKPEAEFPVDLETGLKARSYCNIHGLWKS
- a CDS encoding PAS domain S-box protein, producing the protein MAVSWPGASSQQPWWQFSSWDILINLGQRFNLYSEHFGDVIGIIISMAFLTIVIIWNAKILNQMDRERQEANLKRQNLKKFYESLVEGINEGIWVTDGEDRLYFMNKGMEKLTGVKTENMEGLHILDDLPESSTGQMKEYYRKAKETLKPVYYDSISVTGPTGIKSYQSGWIIPQFNEDEFNGAICTVIDQTSRKKAEKALSKSETFYRTIFENTGTATIIVGEDTIITMANKRSEALSGYHVDEIENKLSWINFVHPDDREKMKTYHKLRRESGKTLTSEESGTNTPSEDHEVIASGDHESLAGENQEKIVNTENQEKITATENSEKNTSTEQSASTENQEISIPSEYEFRLLNKMGEEKQIMLSASVIPGTTDSVVSLLDITQRKNAENKVKQSLNEKELLLRE